One part of the Thermococcus radiotolerans genome encodes these proteins:
- the twy1 gene encoding 4-demethylwyosine synthase TYW1, with product MALTFKSNPNMPEEIASLFRKQHYALVGRHSSVKLCHWLKESIKHDRFCYKQKFYNIHSHRCLQMTPVTAWCTHNCIFCWRPMEGFLGTELPEPWDDPAFIVEESIKAQRKLLVGYKGMPGINMKKFEEAWNPKHAAISLSGEPMLYPYMGDLVEEFHKRGFTTFIVTNGTVPERLEEMIKEDKLPSQLYVSLTAPDVETYNRVNVPMIPDGWDRIKTFLEMMNGLPTRTVVRLTLVKGENMHNPEGYAKLIKLANPMFVEAKAYMFVGYSRNRLTINNMPRHEEIKAFAEELVKNLPGYHIEDEYEPSRVVLIMRDDVDPRGSGREGRFIKH from the coding sequence ATGGCGTTAACGTTCAAGTCCAACCCGAACATGCCGGAGGAGATTGCAAGTCTCTTCAGGAAGCAGCACTACGCGCTCGTGGGCAGGCACAGCTCGGTCAAGCTCTGCCACTGGCTAAAGGAGAGCATAAAGCACGACCGCTTCTGCTACAAGCAGAAGTTCTACAACATACACTCCCACCGCTGCCTGCAGATGACGCCTGTTACGGCGTGGTGCACCCACAACTGCATATTCTGCTGGCGCCCGATGGAGGGCTTCCTCGGCACGGAGCTCCCGGAGCCGTGGGACGATCCAGCGTTCATCGTCGAGGAGAGCATCAAAGCCCAGAGGAAGCTCCTCGTCGGCTACAAGGGGATGCCCGGCATAAACATGAAGAAGTTCGAGGAGGCGTGGAATCCAAAGCACGCAGCGATAAGCCTATCCGGCGAGCCGATGCTCTATCCGTACATGGGCGACCTGGTGGAGGAGTTCCACAAGCGCGGTTTCACGACCTTCATCGTCACCAACGGAACCGTTCCGGAGAGGCTCGAGGAGATGATAAAGGAGGACAAGCTGCCGAGCCAGCTCTACGTCTCGCTGACGGCTCCCGACGTCGAGACATACAACAGGGTCAACGTCCCGATGATTCCCGACGGATGGGACAGGATAAAGACCTTCCTTGAAATGATGAACGGTCTCCCCACTAGGACCGTCGTGAGGCTGACCCTCGTCAAGGGCGAGAACATGCACAACCCCGAGGGCTACGCGAAGCTGATAAAGCTCGCCAACCCGATGTTCGTCGAGGCGAAGGCGTACATGTTCGTCGGCTATTCGCGCAACAGGCTCACCATCAACAACATGCCGCGCCACGAGGAGATAAAGGCCTTCGCGGAGGAACTCGTCAAGAATCTGCCCGGATATCACATCGAGGACGAGTACGAGCCGAGCAGGGTCGTTCTCATAATGCGCGACGACGTTGATCCCCGGGGCAGCGGAAGGGAAGGGCGCTTTATAAAACATTGA
- a CDS encoding HemK2/MTQ2 family protein methyltransferase, with product MPVYYGIRLKLHPQVYEPAEDTFLLAENLAVREGDTALDVGTGTGLIALLMARKARFVLGVDINPLAVELARENARINGIKNVEFRLSDLFERVEGKFDVVTFNAPYLPGEPEEPIDLALVGGKDGREVLDRFIQEVPEYLKPGGTVQIVQSSITGVEETLRRLEKAGLRGKIVAKRHVFFEDIVLINAKPSDCV from the coding sequence ATGCCAGTCTACTACGGCATCAGGCTCAAGCTCCACCCACAGGTCTATGAACCGGCCGAGGATACCTTTCTCTTAGCTGAAAATCTCGCGGTCAGGGAAGGAGATACGGCCCTTGACGTCGGTACAGGAACGGGGCTTATAGCACTTCTGATGGCCAGAAAAGCCCGCTTCGTTCTGGGAGTGGATATCAATCCGCTCGCGGTCGAGCTGGCAAGGGAAAACGCGAGGATAAACGGCATCAAAAACGTCGAATTTCGCCTGAGCGACCTCTTCGAGAGGGTCGAAGGAAAGTTCGACGTGGTAACGTTCAACGCCCCCTACCTGCCCGGCGAGCCGGAGGAGCCGATAGACCTGGCGCTGGTTGGGGGCAAGGATGGTAGAGAAGTCCTCGACAGGTTCATCCAAGAAGTTCCGGAGTATCTCAAGCCGGGTGGAACCGTCCAGATAGTCCAGAGCTCGATAACCGGGGTGGAAGAAACGCTGAGGAGGCTGGAAAAAGCCGGACTGAGGGGAAAAATAGTAGCTAAGAGGCACGTATTTTTCGAGGATATCGTCCTGATAAACGCTAAGCCGAGTGATTGCGTTTGA
- a CDS encoding 30S ribosomal protein S27ae produces the protein MGQKWKMYEVQGGKVKRKNKFCPRCGPGVFMAEHKDRWSCGRCGYTEWKRK, from the coding sequence ATGGGGCAGAAGTGGAAGATGTACGAGGTTCAGGGCGGTAAGGTCAAGAGGAAGAACAAGTTCTGCCCGCGCTGCGGTCCAGGCGTCTTCATGGCCGAGCACAAGGACCGCTGGAGCTGCGGCCGCTGCGGCTACACCGAGTGGAAGAGGAAGTGA
- a CDS encoding 30S ribosomal protein S24e encodes MEIKVTEIKENKLLGRKEIYFDVIHEGEATPSRADVKGKLVAMLDLDPETVVVQYIRSYFGSRISKGYAKAYESKERMLYIEPEYVLIRDGIITKEEE; translated from the coding sequence ATGGAGATTAAGGTTACCGAGATTAAGGAGAACAAGCTCCTCGGAAGAAAGGAGATATACTTCGATGTCATCCACGAGGGAGAGGCCACCCCGAGCAGGGCCGACGTCAAGGGCAAGCTCGTGGCGATGCTCGACCTCGACCCCGAGACGGTAGTCGTCCAGTACATAAGGAGCTACTTCGGTAGCAGGATCAGCAAGGGCTACGCCAAGGCCTACGAGAGCAAGGAGAGGATGCTCTACATCGAGCCGGAATACGTCCTCATAAGGGATGGAATAATCACGAAGGAGGAGGAGTGA
- a CDS encoding GTP-dependent dephospho-CoA kinase has translation MLFVLTPELRRELKEPLGELVRGEIPEPYLRVKGELEKARYVVTVGDVVTENVLKVGIKPSLAIYDHRTKRREYTPDIETGAVVMTVQNPAGTITKALLNAIKKGFGLAERGRRVYIKVYGEEDLAAIPAVLYAPVGSIVLYGQPDEGVVLIRVTPECKLKCGKLMSKMEVVRDGD, from the coding sequence ATGCTGTTCGTACTAACGCCCGAACTCAGACGGGAGCTGAAGGAGCCCTTGGGCGAGCTCGTCCGGGGCGAGATTCCCGAGCCGTACCTTAGGGTTAAGGGAGAGCTTGAAAAAGCGCGTTACGTCGTCACAGTCGGCGACGTGGTCACCGAGAACGTCCTCAAGGTCGGCATAAAGCCGAGCCTGGCCATATACGACCACAGGACGAAGAGGCGGGAGTACACGCCGGACATAGAGACCGGCGCGGTGGTTATGACCGTCCAGAACCCCGCCGGAACAATAACGAAAGCTTTATTAAACGCCATCAAAAAGGGGTTTGGACTGGCCGAAAGGGGCCGGAGGGTTTACATAAAGGTGTATGGAGAGGAAGACCTGGCGGCCATTCCGGCCGTGCTCTACGCCCCCGTCGGGAGCATCGTGCTCTACGGCCAGCCGGATGAGGGAGTAGTGCTTATAAGGGTAACACCCGAATGCAAGCTCAAGTGCGGGAAGCTCATGTCGAAGATGGAGGTGGTTCGCGATGGAGATTAA
- the spt4 gene encoding transcription elongation factor subunit Spt4 — MTKERACRHCHYITTEDRCPVCGSRDLSDEWFDLVIITDPEKSRIAQKLGVTVPGKYAIRVR; from the coding sequence ATGACGAAGGAGAGGGCGTGCAGACACTGCCACTACATAACTACCGAAGACCGCTGTCCCGTCTGCGGGAGCAGAGACTTGAGCGACGAGTGGTTCGATCTCGTCATAATCACGGACCCAGAGAAGTCGAGGATAGCGCAGAAGCTGGGCGTTACGGTGCCCGGAAAGTACGCCATAAGGGTTAGATGA
- a CDS encoding DNA-directed RNA polymerase, translated as MYKLLKIRDVVRIPPRMFTMDPKEAAKLVLRETYEGIYDRDEGVILAIMDVEDIGQGVIVPGDGATYHEVVFDVLVWKPEMHEVVEGEVIDVAPYGAFIRIGPMDGLVHISQLMDDYVVFDEKNKQFLGKETKRILKLGDEVRARVIAISIKSRVIRENKIGLTMRQPGLGKRDWIEKEKRKEAEA; from the coding sequence ATGTACAAGCTCCTCAAGATTAGGGACGTTGTGAGAATCCCGCCCAGGATGTTCACGATGGATCCAAAGGAGGCGGCAAAGCTCGTCCTCCGCGAGACCTACGAGGGCATCTACGATAGGGACGAGGGAGTTATCCTTGCGATTATGGACGTCGAGGACATCGGCCAGGGCGTCATCGTGCCCGGCGACGGTGCCACCTACCACGAGGTGGTCTTCGACGTTCTCGTCTGGAAGCCCGAGATGCACGAGGTCGTTGAGGGTGAGGTCATAGACGTCGCCCCGTACGGTGCGTTCATCAGGATAGGCCCGATGGACGGTCTCGTCCACATCAGCCAGCTCATGGACGACTACGTCGTCTTCGATGAAAAGAACAAGCAGTTCCTCGGCAAGGAGACCAAGAGAATCCTCAAGCTCGGGGACGAGGTCAGGGCAAGGGTCATCGCCATAAGCATCAAGAGCCGCGTTATCAGGGAGAACAAGATAGGCCTTACCATGCGTCAGCCCGGTCTCGGAAAGAGGGACTGGATAGAGAAGGAGAAGCGCAAGGAGGCTGAGGCATGA
- a CDS encoding inorganic diphosphatase, producing MNPFHELEPGPEVPEVVYALIEIPKGSRNKYELDKKTGLIKLDRVLYSPFFYPVDYGIIPQTWYDDGDPFDIMVIMREPVYPLTLIEARPIGIMKMEDSGDKDWKVLAVPVEDPYFDDWKDIDDVPKAFLDEVAHFFQRYKELQGKVTKIEGWGNAEEAKKEILRAIELYKEKFGKKE from the coding sequence ATGAACCCGTTCCACGAGCTTGAGCCCGGACCGGAGGTTCCAGAGGTCGTTTACGCTCTCATAGAGATTCCGAAGGGAAGCAGGAACAAGTACGAGCTCGACAAGAAGACCGGCCTTATAAAGCTCGATAGAGTACTCTACAGCCCGTTCTTCTACCCGGTCGACTACGGAATAATCCCGCAGACCTGGTACGACGACGGCGACCCCTTTGACATTATGGTCATCATGCGCGAGCCGGTTTACCCGCTCACGCTCATCGAGGCGAGACCGATAGGCATCATGAAGATGGAGGACTCCGGAGATAAGGACTGGAAGGTCCTCGCCGTCCCCGTTGAAGACCCGTACTTCGACGACTGGAAGGACATAGACGACGTCCCGAAGGCCTTCCTCGACGAGGTTGCCCACTTCTTCCAGCGCTACAAGGAGCTCCAGGGCAAGGTCACCAAGATAGAGGGCTGGGGCAACGCCGAGGAGGCCAAGAAGGAGATCCTCCGCGCCATCGAGCTCTACAAGGAAAAGTTTGGAAAGAAGGAGTGA
- a CDS encoding DUF5305 family protein produces the protein MKKEDVSRFIRRKEVLGVFLILFLVFGFYSVKLMSASPYVVNTQRLGTFREEGQLKHAAYLKPNELYGYMVFRDEYPISLVDRFLLMYTYRSDPPLSSGTYEVTGKVIYYVNKGSDEVIMWEETLFDEKGKLQNGGFTVEYTLDMGKLDEMNANVAEELGIRRLNRRVIITTTVEGTGEVGGKTINENFDQEVELVRDGGAGLYYFTDTTKTAKRTLTKTTREEVSANVLGVESDLDTAKVVTTLLALLMLVPLLGYVYTARPPKDELAKIRPYIVKGAPGPVQKRVVLKTPKDLETTFELVDKPILHYIDGEDEVFAIIDDGISYEYRKPLPQEGDEAN, from the coding sequence ATGAAGAAAGAAGATGTTTCGAGATTTATTAGGAGGAAGGAAGTCCTGGGAGTATTCCTGATTCTCTTCCTAGTGTTTGGATTTTATTCCGTGAAGCTCATGAGCGCAAGCCCGTACGTGGTGAACACACAGAGACTTGGAACGTTCAGGGAGGAAGGCCAGCTAAAGCATGCCGCCTACCTCAAGCCCAACGAACTCTACGGCTACATGGTGTTCAGGGACGAGTACCCAATATCCCTAGTCGACAGGTTCCTGCTGATGTACACGTACCGCTCAGACCCCCCGCTGAGCAGCGGCACATACGAAGTCACGGGAAAGGTCATCTACTACGTCAACAAGGGTAGTGATGAGGTCATAATGTGGGAGGAAACCCTCTTTGACGAGAAGGGTAAGCTCCAGAATGGTGGATTCACGGTTGAATACACGCTTGATATGGGCAAACTTGACGAAATGAACGCAAACGTGGCGGAAGAACTCGGAATCCGGAGATTGAACCGGCGCGTTATCATCACAACCACCGTTGAAGGAACCGGGGAAGTCGGTGGAAAGACGATAAACGAGAACTTTGATCAAGAGGTGGAGCTAGTAAGGGACGGCGGTGCGGGCCTTTACTACTTCACGGACACAACCAAGACCGCAAAGAGAACGCTAACAAAGACGACCAGGGAAGAAGTCAGCGCAAACGTTCTGGGAGTGGAGAGCGACCTGGATACAGCCAAAGTGGTAACTACACTGCTGGCACTCCTCATGCTGGTACCCCTCCTCGGATACGTGTACACCGCAAGACCGCCCAAGGATGAGCTGGCCAAGATAAGGCCGTACATAGTCAAGGGCGCACCAGGGCCCGTGCAGAAGAGGGTCGTCCTGAAGACCCCCAAGGATTTGGAGACGACCTTCGAGCTTGTGGACAAGCCGATACTTCACTATATAGACGGTGAGGACGAGGTCTTCGCCATAATAGACGACGGAATATCCTACGAGTACCGGAAGCCATTGCCCCAGGAAGGGGATGAGGCCAACTGA
- a CDS encoding signal peptidase I, whose product MRALIEYPLLAIIGILVIGSLAGVLLDRPVFMSYAYSESMTPTINKGDIFFINPLARNPDVGDIIVFQTGSVWTVHRVYAVTEEGYITKGDNNIATDQQSHNIQPISRDKIAGTVVTVSGTPIKIPRLGNYLETGISDRGKILFAGLLIIVGILAFTGDEASKSAKRRKKKLTIKFKTLYALASVFLLLMVAVSTFVSWEAIPITYSVTSAGGLREGWYLPGEEFQNELTIKNNNIYPMLYYISPGPTITDVSKEEFKLGGGEEETIVVTIKAPQTTAMYAPKVQVNAYIPILPSSIVGRLYQIHPMVPLLAILLEISAFLAVLYMVSGVGNEDVLRIRRRRTSFLRGISEVFRI is encoded by the coding sequence ATGAGGGCGTTAATTGAATATCCCCTTCTTGCAATCATTGGTATCCTAGTTATTGGATCATTAGCAGGGGTACTGTTAGACAGACCCGTTTTCATGTCCTATGCGTATTCTGAAAGCATGACCCCTACAATAAACAAGGGAGACATATTCTTCATAAATCCACTGGCAAGAAATCCAGACGTTGGAGACATAATAGTGTTCCAGACTGGGAGCGTATGGACGGTTCACAGGGTTTACGCTGTGACGGAAGAGGGCTACATAACCAAAGGCGACAATAACATTGCAACAGACCAGCAAAGCCATAACATCCAACCTATATCCAGGGATAAGATAGCTGGAACCGTGGTGACTGTTAGTGGGACTCCTATAAAGATACCCCGGCTGGGGAACTATCTCGAAACCGGTATCTCTGACAGAGGAAAGATACTCTTTGCTGGACTTTTGATCATCGTCGGAATTCTAGCTTTTACGGGGGATGAGGCGTCGAAGAGCGCAAAGAGAAGGAAAAAAAAGCTCACAATAAAGTTTAAGACCCTCTACGCATTGGCATCGGTCTTTCTCCTCCTAATGGTTGCAGTTTCAACATTTGTATCCTGGGAAGCAATCCCAATAACGTACTCCGTGACCTCTGCCGGAGGCCTGAGAGAGGGATGGTATCTCCCCGGTGAGGAGTTCCAGAACGAACTCACGATCAAAAACAACAACATATACCCCATGCTGTATTATATCTCCCCAGGACCAACGATAACTGATGTATCAAAGGAAGAGTTCAAGCTGGGAGGTGGGGAGGAAGAAACCATCGTAGTAACCATCAAAGCCCCACAGACAACTGCCATGTACGCCCCCAAAGTCCAGGTCAACGCGTACATCCCCATACTTCCGTCCTCAATTGTTGGTCGCCTCTATCAGATTCATCCAATGGTTCCTCTCCTAGCAATTCTACTCGAGATATCTGCATTCTTGGCAGTGCTTTACATGGTCTCAGGCGTCGGAAACGAGGATGTTCTTAGAATCAGGAGAAGGAGGACTTCCTTCCTTAGAGGGATATCGGAGGTGTTTAGGATATGA
- a CDS encoding DUF1102 domain-containing protein → MGTKTKIVTGIGIMIILLIGVWGIYPPDPLTVVYATPEEGNPSVENPLPPYAYLENEVLVVDISSNNPFYPGEGDGLSVNTTYVFEGVFTIENNQSETGYDEICVRISSKTPKIGFFVDDFEGSWSEVIEVTLQADENVNIGVWVDTHGLPLGDYSESITIEAWGGSCG, encoded by the coding sequence ATGGGAACGAAGACAAAGATTGTTACGGGCATTGGCATTATGATAATCCTGCTCATCGGAGTCTGGGGAATATATCCCCCAGACCCACTCACGGTTGTGTATGCCACTCCAGAGGAGGGAAACCCCTCAGTAGAGAATCCCCTTCCCCCGTATGCGTATCTGGAGAATGAAGTTCTTGTCGTCGACATATCCTCAAACAACCCTTTTTATCCCGGAGAAGGTGATGGACTTAGTGTAAACACCACCTACGTTTTTGAGGGAGTGTTTACAATCGAAAACAACCAAAGCGAGACTGGATACGATGAGATATGCGTGAGGATAAGCTCAAAGACACCTAAAATAGGATTCTTCGTGGACGATTTTGAGGGCAGTTGGAGCGAAGTCATTGAGGTGACCCTTCAAGCCGATGAGAATGTAAACATCGGAGTGTGGGTCGATACCCACGGCCTGCCCTTAGGAGATTACAGCGAGAGCATAACAATAGAAGCCTGGGGAGGAAGCTGCGGATGA
- a CDS encoding DUF1102 domain-containing protein, protein MRKILGLLALMIGLLVAVAASSAHFAYFEAERNVHIQIVPDDNELIDLTPLQPYAYITGKGMLVVELSKNNTEFKRLVKEGFDPGEGVSPNSTYVFEEVFGVSNDLWEQTPICMEISYSGDGGILFFEGDYVPGQTVGSDHLKVTIMPGDVARIGMILDSTNMNAGESITGQLHFYAVAGECK, encoded by the coding sequence ATGAGAAAAATACTCGGACTCCTTGCACTGATGATTGGACTACTAGTCGCCGTTGCTGCCAGCAGCGCCCACTTCGCGTACTTTGAAGCGGAGAGGAACGTTCACATTCAGATCGTCCCCGACGACAATGAGCTCATTGACCTGACACCGCTCCAGCCCTACGCGTACATAACAGGGAAAGGTATGCTCGTTGTAGAGCTCAGTAAGAACAATACGGAATTCAAGAGACTCGTGAAGGAAGGATTTGACCCCGGAGAGGGCGTCAGCCCGAACAGCACCTACGTCTTTGAGGAAGTATTCGGCGTGAGCAACGACCTCTGGGAGCAGACCCCAATCTGTATGGAAATATCCTACTCCGGTGACGGTGGAATCCTCTTCTTTGAGGGCGACTACGTGCCCGGCCAGACCGTTGGCAGCGACCATCTCAAGGTTACCATAATGCCCGGAGACGTTGCAAGGATAGGCATGATCCTTGACAGCACTAATATGAACGCCGGAGAGTCCATCACAGGTCAGTTACACTTCTACGCAGTAGCTGGAGAGTGTAAGTGA
- a CDS encoding DUF1102 domain-containing protein, which produces MEECTMKKILALGMLGLMIAAAFALGTSATFRDYRSQRSVHIAVVPDDDELIDLTPVQPYAYINDGGQLVIDFSKNNPHWPGNPEYNKDWEKWWIWEDDQPVAPKGAGLSPQSRYNFDHVFNVSNHLWEQTPIVVRIISSDDGTVSFYDAEKGKMHDTSDYDTTPTSSDTALGDVCFLLEPGEALGVGMELAGNGLGSKDVTITIMAWPADNVPDDVSCGGG; this is translated from the coding sequence ATGGAGGAATGTACCATGAAGAAAATTTTGGCCCTCGGTATGCTGGGGCTGATGATCGCGGCGGCCTTTGCACTAGGCACGAGCGCTACCTTCAGGGACTACCGGTCCCAGAGAAGCGTCCACATCGCCGTCGTTCCAGACGACGATGAGCTCATCGATCTAACGCCGGTCCAGCCCTACGCATACATAAATGATGGAGGGCAACTGGTTATTGACTTCTCAAAGAACAACCCCCACTGGCCCGGAAACCCGGAGTACAACAAGGATTGGGAGAAGTGGTGGATTTGGGAAGACGACCAGCCCGTGGCGCCGAAAGGAGCCGGCCTGAGCCCGCAGAGCAGGTACAACTTTGACCACGTGTTCAACGTGAGCAACCACCTCTGGGAGCAGACGCCCATTGTTGTCAGGATTATCTCCTCAGATGATGGTACCGTCTCATTCTATGACGCTGAGAAGGGGAAGATGCATGACACCAGCGACTATGACACCACCCCCACAAGCTCTGACACTGCCCTTGGAGACGTCTGCTTCCTTCTTGAACCCGGGGAGGCCCTGGGTGTTGGCATGGAACTAGCAGGCAATGGACTCGGCAGCAAGGACGTGACCATAACCATTATGGCGTGGCCAGCAGACAACGTTCCGGATGACGTATCGTGCGGAGGTGGCTGA
- a CDS encoding DUF7344 domain-containing protein — MGATTTILGNDRRMLMIEYLKEKEGHAELRELVEYIAEREGDTDRKHRKSVYVSLVQTHIPKLEREGVITFNHGVVTLLKVPDDVTVYMEVVNKHDISWSTFYMGTSVIFIIAGWYLGSMPLLLAAMVYLIISIIHHKKIKRLF, encoded by the coding sequence ATGGGCGCGACAACCACGATACTCGGAAACGACAGAAGAATGTTAATGATAGAGTACCTAAAGGAGAAAGAGGGACACGCCGAGCTCAGGGAGCTCGTTGAGTACATAGCCGAGAGGGAAGGAGACACAGATCGGAAGCACAGGAAAAGCGTCTACGTCAGCCTGGTTCAGACGCACATTCCCAAGTTAGAGAGGGAGGGCGTCATAACCTTCAACCACGGCGTCGTCACGCTCCTGAAGGTTCCCGACGATGTGACAGTTTACATGGAGGTAGTCAACAAGCACGACATAAGCTGGAGTACCTTCTACATGGGAACGTCGGTAATATTCATCATCGCGGGCTGGTACTTGGGCAGCATGCCGTTGTTGCTGGCTGCCATGGTGTATCTGATTATAAGTATAATCCACCACAAGAAGATTAAGAGGCTGTTTTAG
- a CDS encoding glycosyltransferase, whose product MRISVIVPTYNERENLEELFDRISRALEGYDYEIIIVDDDSPDRTWEFAQQLGERYPVKVIRRTKEKGLSSAVIRGFREASGDVFVVMDADLQHPPEVIPELLKAIEDGAEVAIASRYVPGGGVRNWYWYRKLISRGAIMIGRLALPKIRNVKDPVSGFFALRREVVEGVNLNPVGFKILMEILIKGKYGKVAEVPFTFGLRKAGESKLGTKTMLNYLRHVYRLMRWEGELDRLIKFTLVGLSGVFVNEGFLWLFVSGFGWDKILANVPATELAILNNFTWNDLWTFKDLKRKPLWRRLLTFHIAALTGAVVQWLIYAGLVYLGLYYLVANLIGIVVSFVVRFLVNRHVTWG is encoded by the coding sequence TTGAGAATCAGCGTGATAGTTCCCACCTACAACGAGAGGGAGAACCTTGAGGAGCTCTTCGATAGAATCAGCAGAGCGCTTGAGGGTTACGATTACGAAATCATCATAGTTGACGACGATTCTCCCGATAGAACCTGGGAGTTTGCTCAGCAACTGGGTGAAAGATATCCCGTCAAGGTGATACGCCGTACCAAGGAGAAAGGCCTCTCCTCGGCCGTGATAAGGGGATTCAGAGAGGCCTCTGGCGATGTCTTCGTTGTCATGGACGCCGACCTTCAGCATCCACCGGAGGTTATTCCCGAGCTTCTGAAGGCCATTGAAGACGGTGCCGAGGTGGCCATCGCGAGTAGATACGTTCCGGGTGGCGGCGTGAGGAACTGGTACTGGTACCGGAAGCTAATCTCCCGAGGCGCGATAATGATAGGCCGCCTCGCGCTGCCCAAGATAAGGAACGTCAAGGACCCGGTGAGCGGTTTCTTTGCCCTCAGGAGGGAGGTAGTTGAAGGTGTAAATCTGAATCCGGTCGGCTTCAAAATCCTCATGGAGATTCTGATCAAGGGCAAATACGGGAAGGTGGCCGAGGTTCCCTTCACCTTCGGTCTCAGGAAAGCCGGGGAGAGCAAGCTGGGGACGAAGACGATGCTTAACTACCTCCGACACGTTTACAGACTCATGCGCTGGGAGGGGGAGCTGGACAGGCTGATCAAATTCACCCTCGTCGGTCTCTCCGGCGTTTTCGTAAACGAAGGCTTTCTCTGGCTCTTCGTCTCCGGTTTTGGCTGGGACAAGATACTCGCCAACGTCCCGGCGACCGAGCTGGCGATACTCAACAACTTCACCTGGAACGACCTCTGGACGTTCAAGGACCTCAAGAGAAAGCCCCTCTGGAGAAGGCTCCTCACGTTCCACATAGCGGCTTTAACCGGGGCCGTTGTTCAGTGGCTCATCTACGCCGGCCTCGTCTACCTGGGGCTGTACTACCTCGTCGCCAACCTGATCGGGATAGTCGTTTCATTCGTCGTGCGCTTCCTCGTCAACAGGCACGTGACGTGGGGCTAG
- a CDS encoding RAD55 family ATPase — MYVGELLKSLDRVSTGVPGLDDLIGGGFIPGRVYLIIGPPGSGKTTFGIQFLVEGAKNDEKGLFISLLEHPKIITQDMLRYNFGLLTHLKSKRILFYDMGESIFGAGRRFTWSEIFENILRIIEAEGVKRVVIDSFTSLEYSVLDPEHKRMALGRFIRKLHERGVTCLIVAEMMSSENYTEDYYLTDGVIVLHHFMKNYQMIRALQVLKMHGVAHDSNLKKLRFTEEGIRVYPEAPF; from the coding sequence ATGTACGTGGGAGAACTCCTCAAGAGTCTTGACAGGGTTTCAACCGGCGTTCCGGGACTCGACGATCTCATCGGTGGAGGCTTTATCCCCGGCAGGGTGTACCTGATCATCGGGCCCCCTGGCAGCGGAAAAACGACCTTCGGGATTCAGTTTCTGGTTGAGGGCGCCAAAAACGATGAGAAGGGGCTGTTCATATCCCTTCTGGAGCATCCCAAGATTATAACCCAGGACATGCTCAGGTACAACTTCGGGCTCCTGACCCACCTCAAGTCGAAGAGGATACTCTTCTACGACATGGGTGAGAGCATCTTTGGAGCCGGGAGGAGGTTCACCTGGAGCGAGATATTTGAGAACATCCTCCGCATCATCGAGGCGGAGGGCGTCAAGAGGGTGGTCATAGACTCGTTCACGTCGCTGGAGTACTCGGTTCTCGACCCCGAGCACAAGAGGATGGCGCTGGGTAGGTTCATAAGGAAGCTCCACGAGCGCGGGGTTACGTGCCTCATAGTGGCCGAGATGATGAGCTCCGAGAACTACACGGAGGACTACTACCTCACCGACGGCGTTATAGTCCTCCACCACTTCATGAAGAACTATCAGATGATAAGGGCCCTCCAGGTTCTGAAGATGCACGGCGTTGCCCACGACAGCAACCTCAAGAAGCTCCGCTTCACCGAAGAGGGCATCAGGGTCTACCCGGAGGCGCCGTTCTGA